One Campylobacter sp. MG1 genomic window carries:
- the hslV gene encoding ATP-dependent protease subunit HslV: protein MFHATTILAYKGKDASVIGGDGQVTFGNTVLKGNAVKLRKLYEGKVLAGFAGSTADAFTLFDMFEKMLESKKGDLERAVIEFSKEWRKDKYLRKLEAMMIVLNRKQIFLLSGTGDVVVPQDECICAIGSGGAYALSAARALHNHANLDELTLVKESLKIAGEICIYTNTNITTYELRD, encoded by the coding sequence ATGTTTCACGCTACTACGATTTTAGCTTATAAAGGAAAAGATGCTTCAGTAATTGGTGGTGACGGGCAAGTTACTTTTGGAAATACGGTTTTAAAGGGTAATGCAGTAAAACTTAGAAAGCTTTATGAAGGAAAAGTATTAGCAGGTTTTGCAGGAAGCACTGCTGATGCTTTTACTTTATTTGATATGTTTGAAAAAATGCTTGAGAGTAAAAAAGGAGATTTAGAAAGAGCTGTTATTGAGTTTTCAAAAGAGTGGAGAAAAGATAAATACTTAAGAAAACTTGAAGCTATGATGATAGTTTTAAACAGAAAACAAATCTTTTTATTAAGCGGGACAGGCGATGTAGTTGTGCCACAAGATGAGTGCATTTGTGCTATTGGAAGTGGTGGAGCATACGCACTTAGTGCTGCAAGAGCATTGCATAATCATGCGAATTTAGATGAATTAACTTTAGTTAAAGAAAGTCTTAAAATTGCAGGAGAGATTTGTATTTATACAAACACAAATATAACTACTTATGAATTAAGGGATTAA
- the hslU gene encoding HslU--HslV peptidase ATPase subunit has protein sequence MQMLPKEIVEFLDEYVIGQEKAKKVIAIALRNRYRRLKLEESMQDDVVPKNILMIGSTGVGKTEIARRIAKLMGLPFIKVEASKYTEVGFVGRDVESMVRDLANAALTLVKNEHLEKNKSRLAELIENKILEKLLPPLPKGVSEEKQAEYETSLEKMKERLRNKEFEDKVIEIYVTQRSLETNPNLPPELASMQEMVKVIGIADKKVKKELKIKDARKVLETELTDSVLDNESIKDEALKRVQNEGIIFIDEIDKVAVSSGNSSRQDPSKEGVQRDLLPIVEGSVVNTKLGNVKTDHILFIAAGAFHLSKPSDLIPELQGRFPLRVELDSLGADELYEILTRPKNSLLKQYKALLETEGVNLVFEDDAIKKIAKIAAQANESMEDIGARRLHTVIEKLVEDISYECDKYKDKDCVIDTKLVDDKLGSIIENQDIARYIL, from the coding sequence ATGCAGATGTTACCTAAAGAAATTGTTGAATTTTTAGATGAATATGTAATAGGTCAAGAAAAAGCTAAAAAGGTAATTGCTATTGCTTTAAGAAATAGATATAGAAGATTAAAGCTTGAAGAAAGTATGCAAGATGATGTTGTTCCTAAAAATATTTTAATGATAGGAAGCACAGGTGTGGGTAAAACAGAAATTGCAAGAAGAATTGCTAAATTAATGGGCTTACCTTTTATTAAAGTAGAAGCTAGTAAATATACTGAAGTTGGTTTTGTTGGTCGTGATGTAGAAAGTATGGTAAGAGATTTAGCTAATGCGGCTTTAACTTTAGTAAAAAATGAACATTTAGAAAAAAACAAATCAAGATTAGCCGAACTAATAGAAAATAAAATTTTAGAAAAATTATTACCGCCATTACCAAAAGGTGTTAGTGAAGAAAAACAAGCAGAGTATGAAACTAGCTTAGAAAAGATGAAAGAGCGTCTAAGAAATAAAGAATTTGAAGATAAGGTTATAGAAATTTATGTAACCCAACGCTCACTTGAGACAAATCCAAATCTACCACCAGAACTTGCAAGTATGCAAGAGATGGTAAAAGTGATTGGTATTGCTGATAAAAAAGTAAAAAAAGAGTTAAAAATTAAAGACGCTAGAAAAGTTTTAGAAACTGAATTAACAGATAGTGTTTTAGATAATGAAAGTATTAAAGATGAAGCCTTAAAAAGAGTTCAAAATGAAGGAATAATCTTTATTGACGAGATAGATAAAGTTGCGGTAAGCTCGGGTAATTCAAGTAGACAAGACCCTAGCAAAGAAGGTGTTCAAAGAGATTTGTTACCTATCGTAGAAGGTAGTGTAGTAAATACTAAATTAGGTAATGTAAAAACTGATCATATATTATTTATTGCAGCAGGTGCATTTCATTTAAGTAAGCCAAGTGATTTAATCCCTGAATTACAAGGTAGATTTCCACTAAGAGTTGAGCTTGATAGCTTGGGTGCTGATGAATTGTATGAGATTTTAACAAGACCTAAAAACTCACTTTTAAAACAATATAAAGCACTTTTAGAAACTGAAGGAGTTAATTTAGTGTTTGAAGATGATGCTATTAAAAAAATTGCAAAAATAGCAGCACAAGCAAATGAAAGTATGGAAGATATAGGTGCTAGACGCTTACATACTGTTATTGAAAAATTAGTAGAAGATATTTCTTATGAGTGTGATAAATACAAAGATAAAGATTGTGTAATAGATACAAAATTAGTTGATGATAAATTAGGCTCTATTATAGAAAA